GACACCGGGAAACGGGTCTCCTCGTTTTTTCATGTGGCCGATTGCTCCCTTGTGAGAACAATTGGCCCCAATGTGTATGATTTTAGGGGATTTTCCCGTCCGGACAAAAAATCCACGAGATTTTACCATAGAATCCACATCATTTCAGGTGTGAAAATCTACTTTTATCGCAGATTCTTCCACGGGAAATATTGGCGAGAGAAGCATGATACAGATTGCGCATCGGTAAATTTGAAGGTGGAAAGAAGGGAATTTACACAGATACCTTGACGCGAAAAAAGAACCTTAAATCATATAGTGATGAAAAATATTCTGAAAAACTTTTTGGCTGTCCTGCTCATTGCGACGACAGCAACAACAGCTCGGGCTGTTGACGATTCGTTCGGCTTCGAACGCACAAAAGATGCGTCGAGCGGACTGTTTTCAGACTTCGCGTTGGAGTCGAGTTATGAAAAGATTTCCTTAAATTGGATAGAGAGTTTTGAGAGTGGCCGCATACAACCGCTGACCGGAGTGTTTAAGTACACAATCGACGGGGTGGAATATTCGACTTCCAACGGACAGACGGCCTATAAATACTATGGCGTCTTGGAAGAAGCCGAGTGAGGTTATCTCGATACCGACTATTTCGGCTTTACGATGACCATTCCCGCCGGCGTAACGCTGGAACCGACCCGCTTCTATTCGTCGATAGTGCTTGGCGGAGGCCGTATCGTTTACAAGGTCGTGTTGCAAGACGCCAATGGCGAAGAGTTGTATAAGATAGGAGAGACCCCGCAAGACAAAGAGGCCATCAAGAATCTCGATGTGGATTTGTCGGAAAGCGGACTCCTCCTTACCGAAGGAACTTATCGCCTTTTGCTGTATAGCTACCAGTGGTATGGCTCGGTCAAGACCCATTTGCCTGTCTCCTTCATGTTGCAAGGCAAGGTTGCCGACGAAGACCCTATTGAATATACGCAACTTACCGATTTGACGGTAGGTGGAGTCTCTTGTTTCGACCGTCTTGTCGACAACAGTTGCACGGTGGAGTTGCCCTATGGTACCACCTCGTTCCCCGAAATTGCTGCGACGGCCGATGACAAGGGCCGCGTGGAAATCGTGCAACCTACCGGCGACACGATGAAGGCCGAAGTGCAATTGATAGATAATGGTACCGACAAGTTGGTGGCGACTTATACCATAAATTTTGTGCCTGGTGAGCCGGCACAAGGAACCGTGCTCCGTGTCGAAGGCGGTGATGCTGCCACCGGTTCGGTGCAAGACGGGGTTTATACCGACGGGACGGTAGCCATATCGCCCGCACCGACCATACAGTCGATGAATGGCATTTGGGGCTTGAAGATGGGGTTCAATGCCGATTATAAAATCTCGGTACCGGCCGATTTTACTATCGATGAGATACGATTTGTCGGAGCTCCTGTCTATGGTAACTGCAAAATACCTTATGTCATCACTTCGCACGAAACGACCCGGACGACGGCCGCCGATTCGCTCTATCTCTCCGAAGAGAATCAGACCGTTGCTTTCAAGCTGCTTGATTACAAGGCCGGAGATACCGTGGCTCTTACAATCGACTTGTGGGGTGAGGTAATCAATTACATCGAACTGACGTCTGTGGCCGATAAGAAAGTCGTCGCTACTCCTTCGATATATGTGGAGGAAGGCCATGTCTCCGATACGATAACCCTGACGTCCGATACCGAAAATGCCATCATATATTATACGCTCGACGGTACCGAACCTACCCCCTCGTCGAACCGCTACACGGGTCGCTTCATGATTTCCGGCAACTGCACGATAAAAGCGATTGCCACGGCACGGGTGTTCAACTTCGAAGATTCCGAAGTGGCCGAGAAGGTTGTCGACCATTTCAAGACCCAAGGCGGATTTTCCTTTACGTTTGCTCCCGGCGATGGAACGACGGTCGACTTGACGGGTGACCCCAAATATAAGTATGTCAGAGTTTCCGACCTCAATCCTGCCTTCCAAATCAAGGGCGAGAATACCGTATATTCCGATTCCCGCTTTAAAATAAAATGGCTGCGGGCAGTGAGTTTGCCATTTGTGTCCCCGCGAATGCGATTGTGACCAAGTTGACATTCGTAAATGCGTGCGACAACTATTACAATGCCGAGACCGGGGCAAATACCGATTCGGAATGGGATTATATCAAGTCCGAAGGTGCCACGGTTATCGTCTCCGATGACATGAAGATTACTTCCGCGAAAAACATTACGGCTTCGATACAAAACCATACGGCCGGAACCCCCATTTTGTTCCGAATCAAGAAATGTGCCCAGTTCGCATGTGGAAGTATTATCGTTGAATATGCGCAGATGAACGATGATGCCGTCGAGTATGTCGGTGCTTCTGTCGAAGAGGACGCGGTTCTCGACGCATCGGGCAGTTTCACCCTCTCGTTCGACCGTGAGGTAACCTTGAACGAAGGGGCCCGAATGCAAATCGACGGCGAATCGATACGAACCGTTTCCAACGGTACGGCCGTTACCGGATATTATTGGGAACTTCCTTATGGGTCGACCCACACCCTGACCCTGCCGGCCGCTGCCGTGTCGGATATTTTCGGCAATACCTATGATGAGGATATTACCATACGGTTCAGCATCGGTGAGAAGCCGGTTGTAGAGATGAGCCGTTTCGATTACATCGTGGCCAATGTCGATGAGTTGAATGCCGCTCTCAGTGAAATCGCTCAAAGCAATACCTCGGCCGAATCGCCTCGCAAACGCATCTTGCTCCTGAACGGCGATTATTACATGGGGCAGGTACAAACGGCAGTCAAAGGGTATAACATCTCGATGATTGGACAGAGCAAATCGGGCGTACGCATCTACAATGACGGTCTCGATGGCATAAAAACATCATCGACCATCAACAATGAGAGTGAGCAACTCTATATGCAGGATCTCACGATAGAAAATGCCGAATCTCTCCGTAAAGGCAATTTCCGCGGCGTGTATGTCGCTTACAGCGGAGGTAACAAGTCCATATTGAAAAACGTCGAATAGATAGGCGGACAAGATACCTATGTGACCGGTACCCGGGCTTGTCACGAAGATTGTACCATACACGGGACCGTAGATTTTATCTGCGGCGGAGGTGATAACTATTTCTATCACACCGATTTGCTCATCGAGGGCGATGCCGTCATCGCGGCACCCGGTCACGAGGTCTCTACCGAGTGGGGCTATGTATTCCGGGATTGCACCGTAAAACCCGGTACCTATGCCGAGACGACACCCGATAAAAGTTATTCGCTCGGACGTCCCTGGCAGAATGAGCCGCGTTGCTATTTCCTCAACACCGTCATGGAGATTCTTCCCACCGACATAGGTTGGGCGTCCATGGCCGAGATACCGACCCATTTTTATGAGTATAAGACCTTACGCTTTCCCGCCGCAGTACGGGAACCGGTGAAATTGTGGCGAGCCGTACTGCTCCCACTTATATCGACACTTTGGCTTTCCGCAACTGTGACATATTGGAGTTCGGCCGTTGGCCTTACCGGTCGATCTGCCCCGGAGGAAACATCAATTACTTCGAGGTAACGAACTGTTCTATCCACAATGCCGACGGTGAACAGGAGATGTTCCGCTTCTCCCAAAGCATCGTCGAGGCTGTCATCGTCAATAACACCTTTTATAATTTGCCCAATATAAAAGCCATCTTTGCCTTGACGCGTGTCCCCGATGAGACCAGCAAAATGAATCTGATATTTACTTTTGAAAACAACGATGTCTTTGTGGCCAATGCGCAGACGATACCTTTGTTGCAATTCGGACAATGTGCCGGTATGTTGTCGGAGTATTACATCAATAATAACATTATCCTGTACCCCAGTTGGGAAAACGAGTGGAACAAAGCTCTGCCCGAAGGCACACAGCCCCGCATATTCAGCGGCTCGTATGGTTCGGTTTATGCTTCTAACAACGTGATGGAGAATTTCCAGCCCTGGACGTCGGGCATGCAACTCGATGCAGAAGGCGAGGGCGCTTGGCTCAATTATGACGAAGCGACCGGTGAAGTGCTGGGTATCTCCGACAATATGACGATGGCCGAGGCTCATCTCGAATGGAGCGACTTCGCGTCGTGTGAAAGCGGTGACTTTTCGATATGGAACGGTCATTATCTCTACACGGCCGGTGTGGAGGGCGCTTGTGTAGGCCCCCGAAAGCTGGTACACCGATGCCCAGAAAGTGAAAGCCTCGTTCTCTTGCAGTGTCGAGGGGTCCCAGTCGGCCAAAGTGATTGTTGACCCGGTGAAAGATCAGTATTTTGTCGGTGATGAAATAAAACTTACCGCCGATTGCAACGGCCTGAATACGTTTGAAGGTTGGAGCGACGGCAATACCGAAGCGCAACGCACCATTACCTTGGAAGGCGATTTGTCGATAACGGCCCGTTTCACCGAAACCGATTATTTGGCTGCATGGAATCTCGACCAACTTACCCAGAACAATGCCGTCCTTACATCTCCGTTGGCAGCCAATTATGTCACCGGCGAAGGCGAATATGTATTGAATTATGCCAGCAACGACGGTACCGACATGGACTATGTGAATACCCGCACCAATAAATTCTCTTCCCGCGTTTTGGACCTTCGCAACTGTTTCGCTATCAGAGAAAGTTCGGGAATGCTCGATACCACTTCGACACCCGGATATATCTATGTGAAGTTCCCGACCGTAGGTCTCTCCTCGGTGAAATTCCATGCTGTGGTAGGTACCGACGGATATTGCTCCGATAAAATCAATTTGGAATATTCTCTCGATGGCGTTCTGTGGACCACCCTTACCTCAGCTACGATAGAAGAGGCGGCCGATTCTCAGAATCCCGATATGATGGGACAGGCTCTTTGGTTCCCGCTCGATGCCCAACTGCCTTCGGCTCTGGAAGGCAAAGAGGTAGTTTGGTTGCGTGTGATTGCCGATGTTTCGGCCGGCCGGACGATGACCCCGGCCCAGGCTTCTGGCGATGCCGACATCAATACTTATTTCTTGTATGTGGCCGATATGCTCCTCTCGGGTGAGACCGAAGGCTCCGCGATAGAATGTGTTGAAAATGATGAAGTGTTGACGAATGATGAACCCATATATGATATAATGGGACGCAGGGTCTTCCAAGTCGAACCTAATCGCATCTATATACAGAAAGGGAAAAAATTCATACAAAAGTAAAGTGGTGTATGAATGATTTCATGACTCTTTGATGAGGAGTTTTTATGGGAAAGGCGGGTAAACATGATTTACCCACCTTTTATATATGCAAGAAAATGGGATTCTCGTATCTAAGCGGAAGGTCGCTTCCCGGTTATTTTTCCTTATGCATATCATTGAGGTATTCACGCGGAGATTTCCCGGTGTGCTTCTTGAAGCAGCGGCTGAAATAACGCGGGTCGTTGAATCCCGAGCAATAAGCGATTTCGGAGATGCTCATCTCCTTGTCTTTCTGCATGTATTGAAGGGCCCGCGTGATGCGTGTGGCAATGATGAAGTCTATCGGCGTGCAGTTGAAAAGCTGTTTCATTTTTTTTACGAGGAGTTTCCGATTCATGCCCAAATGCAATGCCAAGTCATCGACTTTGAGTTCGCTGTCGTTGATGTGTGTGTCCAAGTAAGCCAGCAGTTTGCGACTGAACGTGTCGTTCTTGTCGGTTATGGCGGGTTCGGGCAACTGGTGGTTGATTGCCGCCGGAGCGGTATCGGGAGCGCTTACTTCTTGTTGCAGCGCACGGAGTTTTTCCATGGCTTTTTGCGTCTGTTTCTTGATGTATCGGTCGATAAGCCAACCGATACCGACCAGTAACAGAAGGAAAAGAATGGCCATGCACCAGCGTATGCCTGTTTTTTCGTACCAATATGGCAGAATCTTGATATGCAGATGGTGTTCGTTGTCGACCCATTGTCCGTCTCCGTTTGTCGAGCGTATGGCGAACGTGTATGTTCCGGCCGGTAAATCGACATATGGATTGGTATGGCTTTGGGAGGTGTAAATCCAGTTGCGGTCATTCCCTACGATGCGATAGGCATACCATATCGGCGATGTGCGGTTATAATCGAGAACCGAGAAATGTATGGTAAATTCTCTTTGTTCGGCATTCAACGTAATGAGGGTATCCATATCGACCGTGATGGAATGCCGGCTCTTGACCGGCTGAATATGGGAAATGTAAATGGGGGCTGAATGGCTCTTTTTGAATACTTTGTGTGGGTCGAATTGTATCCAGCCCTCGCGGCACCCTTTCATGAGACAAGTGTCGTTCAACTTGAAGAAGGGGTTGAACGAGAAGTGCCTCAT
Above is a window of Candidatus Caccoplasma merdavium DNA encoding:
- a CDS encoding chitobiase/beta-hexosaminidase C-terminal domain-containing protein — protein: MTIPAGVTLEPTRFYSSIVLGGGRIVYKVVLQDANGEELYKIGETPQDKEAIKNLDVDLSESGLLLTEGTYRLLLYSYQWYGSVKTHLPVSFMLQGKVADEDPIEYTQLTDLTVGGVSCFDRLVDNSCTVELPYGTTSFPEIAATADDKGRVEIVQPTGDTMKAEVQLIDNGTDKLVATYTINFVPGEPAQGTVLRVEGGDAATGSVQDGVYTDGTVAISPAPTIQSMNGIWGLKMGFNADYKISVPADFTIDEIRFVGAPVYGNCKIPYVITSHETTRTTAADSLYLSEENQTVAFKLLDYKAGDTVALTIDLWGEVINYIELTSVADKKVVATPSIYVEEGHVSDTITLTSDTENAIIYYTLDGTEPTPSSNRYTGRFMISGNCTIKAIATARVFNFEDSEVAEKVVDHFKTQGGFSFTFAPGDGTTVDLTGDPKYKYVRVSDLNPAFQIKGENTVYSDSRFKIKWLRAVSLPFVSPRMRL
- a CDS encoding AraC family transcriptional regulator encodes the protein MKYTSTGLSRVQGDLPDYVQNFLELRDSGMIISSANGLYICNTDFEDFSSLRFRHYTQDDNDEASLPQNNIFGMTQSDNGTVVLSCGGQLCEIEGTDFFSEALRFKTVDTKLITPTVAALYNDTDGLVWGVTDRSIFSYDPETKNLCHYPPLYEKEMRHFSFNPFFKLNDTCLMKGCREGWIQFDPHKVFKKSHSAPIYISHIQPVKSRHSITVDMDTLITLNAEQREFTIHFSVLDYNRTSPIWYAYRIVGNDRNWIYTSQSHTNPYVDLPAGTYTFAIRSTNGDGQWVDNEHHLHIKILPYWYEKTGIRWCMAILFLLLLVGIGWLIDRYIKKQTQKAMEKLRALQQEVSAPDTAPAAINHQLPEPAITDKNDTFSRKLLAYLDTHINDSELKVDDLALHLGMNRKLLVKKMKQLFNCTPIDFIIATRITRALQYMQKDKEMSISEIAYCSGFNDPRYFSRCFKKHTGKSPREYLNDMHKEK